Sequence from the Cryptococcus neoformans var. grubii H99 chromosome 3, complete sequence genome:
TGGACTGGGCCATCCTAGCAGCCATGATCATCGCCATTTGTCGCTCAGCATCCGCAGAGTACTTGCACTTGGCGCGAATACCAGCACCGTACTTGTAGAACACCCAGGTGGCAGGAATACAAACAAGCGACAGGAAACCAGGCAAAGCAACACCCCAGTGAACTCCCATCTTGTCGAACATCTGGACAGTAAATAAGGGGAAAGCGGCGCCAAAGAGAGATCGAAGTACGGAGTTAGCAGCGAGGACGGAGGCGGCATAGATGGTGTAACTGTCGACGAGGTAACCCAAAACGGACAAGAAAACGACAATGATACCGCAGCCGAAAGGCACACCGAAGATGATAGGAGCGATCCAGTGGACATTGGGACCATCAGTGGCGGCAGTACCAGCAAGACCGATGACAATGAGGACACCACCCCACATAGCGGGAGGAAGTCGGTCTTCCGGGTCTGCACGGccgcccttcttcttcgcaaTCTTGACATATTGAgggttggagatgaagatggagagaaggaccGAAAGAATGGTACCGACGAGGACACCGAGGAAAGCAAGACCACCGACACCAGTGTTCCAGCCGTGGCCGATCTGGAAAATGATGGGGTAGgcggcgaagaagaggtagaGAATGCCGTAGATCAGAGCCTATTTGAAGTCAGCGTGATACATTCTTACAACAAACTGTACTTACAGTGTAAAGACTGAGAATAGTAACAATGGGTTCGAGGAACAAGAACTTCCAAGGACGGATTAAGCTCATCTTGAACATGGAAGTGACATTCAACGGCTTCTTTGCGTCCGCTCGGAACCTGTAAACGTCGCCAGTGATCTGGCTCAATCGTTTGGCTCGAGCACGAAGAATGACAGGAGCATAAGTTTCCCCACAGAAGATGATACCGACGATGAACAAAACACCACAGAAAATGGTGAGGAAACCCTCAACCCATCGCCATCCAGAGGTGAGACCAATGAAACCACCGGTGATAGGACCGAGAGAAGGTCcaaggaaaggagcggcAGAGAAAAAGGCCATACCAAGACCTCGCTGATTGGCGTCGAGGACATCAGAGATGGTACCACCGGCGTTGGCGAGCGGGGAAGAACCGAAGAAACCGGCAAAGAAACGGAAGACAAGGAGAGCGCCGACGTTAGGAGCACCAGCGGCGGCACCAGACCAGAGGGTAAGGAGAGCGTAGGACGCTATGTAAATGTATCGACGACCAAAGACCTCGGATAGGGGAGCCCAGAAAAGGGGACCGAAAGCAAAACCAACAACGAAGAGCGAGATACCAGCAATGAGAAGTTCTCTGCTAGCACCAAGCTCTTTTATAAGACTTTCGATACCCCCTGAATATGCGGAAGAACTGAACTGACGTGAGAATGTGTCCGTGGGGCCGAGAGCCGAAAGCTGACTCACCTCAAAGCGACAGCAAGAGTCATCGAACTGACAACGAAAATCTGCAAAATAAATCAGCTTCCTACTCCATATCACATTGATTGCACATTTCAAACTTACGGTGAACCATTTGTAGGTGCCTGGCCATTGCTGAGGATCTTCCTTGTCATTGGGCAGCCAGTCTACGATATACGGGTCCTCATTTGTACCAGAGCCAGGGTACTTCTTCCCAATGATCTCTTCGAAAGGCGTCACATAAGGTCGCCAGGGGTATCTTTTGAGGGTATAAGATGATAGAGGTTTGTCCTCGGCGGCAAATTTTGAGCCGACGCGCCCATCAACTTGTGTCATGTCGCTAATGATAGACATTTTGTACAGATAATGCGAAATTGATTTAGAGGCGTTCTTGAGATACTTTTGGATATTGTCTAGATGGTCAAGCTATGGGAAACAGTTGCGAGATGGACGATCCGTATGAAACAATAGCGCGAGGCTAGAGTGTGGATTCTCCTTTGAAACAAACTCGGTTGGGCCGTTGATGTTTGTCGCCTGTGTGAGGCAGCGTGGGTGGTCTACTGGCTATACCACGCTTCACAAGGTAAAACGAAATTCGACGGTGTCGAGAGGAGTTCGTCAGACGTTAAGCGTAGGTGGCAAAGCCTAAAACCTTAGGTGAatatgaagaagacaaagaagatAAGAAATGATGGTGTGATCAATAATTGTATTTATTGCATGAGGACATGCTGCTGCGGGAAAACTGCTTTGAGACCGCGCCCCGGCAACTAAAAAAGCAAACGGTCAATGCCCGAACTGGACTGCCGTTGACTTTCTCGCTAGGCCGCACCCGAGAGAGTGAGGGAAGAGATTAGATGCATTCATTATACCTTCCAAGGGATACCAGATAGGCTGCCCAGTCGAACGGATACCAAACTGCCCAGCACCCCAGTATGGCTTTGCCTGCTTTTCACTATCGCCACACGTCTCTGGACCATGAAAACCTCAAGACGCCAAGAAGTGCATGACATTTTTGTGATGCCGTAAAAAAAGATGTGTAACTGCCGAAACAACAGACATGGAACACGGATCAACGGCGGACCTAAAACGGTGGAGGACGAGCCGCCTTGCATCCCGTAAAAACCGGGGGGAACTTCCACGCCGGGGGTTTTAAAGCTTAAATCGCGGACGGGCGCCGGCCGTAGTCAGTGTGAAGTTAAATTTTCTGGAAACCTGTAGAATTTCCCTACAATCTCGGGCCCCTTCCATAAAGTGATAAAGAAAATTCAGAAAACTACTAATAAAGTCGATTTAAACGGCCAAATCCGAAATCTTTCGAATTCTTTGCCCCCATCTTTGCTTCTTGCTTCGCGgacatcctcctttttttaactcctttctcctttcttctccttgcccttttctCCGTTTCTCCTTTCCGTTGCCTGCTGTGTATTGTCTAGAATCGTTTGCTGTCGTCGTTAATTGTCATTGCTGCGAAGTTTTCCCAGGTCTGCACCTTTTGAGCCTTTTTTCCCACGTACTAAGTACGTATTATTCTTTCTTCGttgtcctcttctccgGTTGTTACCAGATCCCAACATAATGCTGATGAAGACAGCCGCACCGCACCGATAAACCCGATAAGTTCAACGGTTCCTCAGCCTATCTAAGCGCCAAAAGTACAAAAAGAAGTCTCGTCGCTCCGGTCAGTCACCACTCTTCAATTTCCATGTGTTGTATTACTATGTACCTATTATGTTCATAATCTTGATGAAAAGCAGTATGCAATGGTACACATTACATCCCTACTATTATCCCGCCGCATCGAACAGCACATCATGTATTAACCTACTGTGCGATGGGTCAGATTCACCCCGCTCCTTATAACCTAACCTGTTAGGCTTTAAGGCTCTCAACGCCATCATTTACCCATCCGTCCGTCAACAGTGACAGGTCGTGAAAATCACCATTATGAATCTACGTGGAAATCCATCTAAAACAACGGAAACATCCTTATGAAAATATTGACCAATCACCTTCCTATTTGTCTACTTTTGGTTGATCCCCAAACTTCCGACGAAGACCTTCAAGCCTGATCcgttcatcatcttccaaatcaTTCTCATCTCTATTGGCAAGGGCCTCATATACAGTCCATTCGTGATGGAGGTGCGTGGAGACTCTGCCTAATGGTGCTCCATTAGTAGACCGGCTAGCAATGGCAGAATGTTGACTCCTTTTGCTTTGACTCCTTCCTAAACCGCCAGTTTGTTCGGCAGGCTGGACGTCCTGCGattcatctccttc
This genomic interval carries:
- a CDS encoding multiple drug resistance protein translates to MSIISDMTQVDGRVGSKFAAEDKPLSSYTLKRYPWRPYVTPFEEIIGKKYPGSGTNEDPYIVDWLPNDKEDPQQWPGTYKWFTIFVVSSMTLAVALSSSAYSGGIESLIKELGASRELLIAGISLFVVGFAFGPLFWAPLSEVFGRRYIYIASYALLTLWSGAAAGAPNVGALLVFRFFAGFFGSSPLANAGGTISDVLDANQRGLGMAFFSAAPFLGPSLGPITGGFIGLTSGWRWVEGFLTIFCGVLFIVGIIFCGETYAPVILRARAKRLSQITGDVYRFRADAKKPLNVTSMFKMSLIRPWKFLFLEPIVTILSLYTALIYGILYLFFAAYPIIFQIGHGWNTGVGGLAFLGVLVGTILSVLLSIFISNPQYVKIAKKKGGRADPEDRLPPAMWGGVLIVIGLAGTAATDGPNVHWIAPIIFGVPFGCGIIVVFLSVLGYLVDSYTIYAASVLAANSVLRSLFGAAFPLFTVQMFDKMGVHWGVALPGFLSLVCIPATWVFYKYGAGIRAKCKYSADAERQMAMIMAARMAQSKQEDEEARAEGKEIIYPVGSRPEGEMQDVQPAEQEGGLGKVVSRAGEYTGPQSNAGAPLARVPTHLHHEWTIYEALADRDENDLEDDERIKLQDLHNKFDNKLRK